Genomic segment of Geminocystis herdmanii PCC 6308:
TGGTAGAGTAATAATTTTCCATATTTCTTGATGGTTGATTCGGAGTTCGACAAAAGAAGGTTGTAATAAAACCTTTAAAACTCGATCGCCAAGGGCGGTTCTGCTCGATCGAACCGTTCAAATACTTAATGTAAATGTTAAAATAAACCATTATTGCTATAGCCAAAGTCAAAAAAGCTATGACTCAAACCCTTTCCAAAGCCATTACCTTAGTGGAATTTTTGCAACAGCCAGAAACAAAACCACCTCAAGAATATATAGACGGAAATATTTACACAAAACCTATGCCTCAAGGACAACATAGCACGATTCAAGGTGAACTCGTCACCACCATTAACGCTGTCACAAAAAAAGCACGAATTGCATGGGCTTTTCCTGAGTTGAGATGTACTTTCACTGATAAATCCATTGTGCCAGATGTGGCGGTTTTCACATGGGAGCATTTACCCGTCAATGATGATGGTACAATATCTAATCAATTTTTGTTGCCTCCTGATTGGATAATTGAAATATTAAGTCCTGAACAATCCATGAGTTTAGTTACGAAAAAAATTGTT
This window contains:
- a CDS encoding Uma2 family endonuclease, coding for MTQTLSKAITLVEFLQQPETKPPQEYIDGNIYTKPMPQGQHSTIQGELVTTINAVTKKARIAWAFPELRCTFTDKSIVPDVAVFTWEHLPVNDDGTISNQFLLPPDWIIEILSPEQSMSLVTKKIVHCLTNGTQLGWLIDPNQKIIFTYANNSHPLYFEVENEVVPVPDFAQELKLTLGDIFGWLRVKI